From the Paenibacillus tianjinensis genome, the window ACTCTCAGGAATTTGCGGATTGACACGGTACTTCCCCAGACGCCGATCAGTACGCCCAGACCGACCAGCAGCCCGCAGAGCAGCACCCAAATATTTTCAAACGGAATCAGCTGCAGTCCAAGCATCGGATCTCCCTGTACGGAATTCGTAAGACTGCTGTATCCGATATAGAGCACCCCAGAGGTCACGAGTGAACCAATCAGCCCGATGAGCGCCCCCTCAATAAAGAACGGCCAGCGGATAAAATAATTCGTCGCTCCCACCAGCTTCATGATACCGATCTCCTTGCGGCGGGCGAGAATCGTTACACGAATCGTATTGGAAATCAGGAACATCGACATCAGGGCCAGACCTGCTACAAAAATAAAGCCTATATTGCGTACAGCGCGCGTAATCTTAAACAACGTCTCTACGGAGCCTTTGCCGTAGTTTACTTTATATATCGGATGTTCTTCATGCGTTTTGTTTAGTGCTTCTATCTTATCTGCTACAAACGGGACTGTGGTTGGTTCAATGACTTCAACCAGCAGCTTGTCCGGCAGCGGGTTATTATCTTCGTCAAAGCCTTCCAGCAGCTCGGCGGCATCCGGTCCCATATCCTCACGGAATTCCTTAAGGCCCTGCTCTTTGGACACAAACTCCACCTTGCTCACTTCCGGCATGCTGCCGATTTCATTCTGCAGCGTTTCACGCAGCTTCTCATCGGTATTCAGCGTCAGATGCACATTGATCTGCACCTGGCTGTCCGCCTTGTCTGCTATGGAATTAACATTAAGCACAAGCAGTATAAAGACACCAAGCACGAATAAGGAGACGACAATAGATGTGATGGAAGCCACCGACATCCAGCCGTTGCGG encodes:
- the ftsX gene encoding permease-like cell division protein FtsX produces the protein MSFKTFLRHVREGFKNVFRNGWMSVASITSIVVSLFVLGVFILLVLNVNSIADKADSQVQINVHLTLNTDEKLRETLQNEIGSMPEVSKVEFVSKEQGLKEFREDMGPDAAELLEGFDEDNNPLPDKLLVEVIEPTTVPFVADKIEALNKTHEEHPIYKVNYGKGSVETLFKITRAVRNIGFIFVAGLALMSMFLISNTIRVTILARRKEIGIMKLVGATNYFIRWPFFIEGALIGLIGSLVTSGVLYIGYSSLTNSVQGDPMLGLQLIPFENIWVLLCGLLVGLGVLIGVWGSTVSIRKFLRV